One stretch of Equus przewalskii isolate Varuska chromosome 9, EquPr2, whole genome shotgun sequence DNA includes these proteins:
- the HTR1E gene encoding 5-hydroxytryptamine receptor 1E, protein MNITNCTTDASVAVRPKTVTEKMLISMTLVIITSLTMLLNSAVIMAICTTKKLHQPANYLICSLAVTDLLVAVLVMPLSIMYIVMDSWKLGYFVCEVWLSVDMTCCTCSILHLCVIALDRYWAITNAIEYARKRTAKRAGLMILTVWTISVFISMPPLFWRSHRQLSLPLSQCTIQHDHVIYTIYSTLGAFYIPLTLILILYYRIYHAAKSLYQKRGSSRHLSNRSTDSQNSFASCKLTQTFCVSDFSTSDPTTEFEKIHTSIRIPPFDNDLDHPGERQQISSTRERKAARILGLILGAFILSWLPFFIKELIVGLSIYTVSSGVADFLTWLGYVNSLINPLLYTSFNEDFKLAFKKLIRCREHT, encoded by the coding sequence ATGAACATCACTAACTGTACCACAGATGCCAGCGTGGCTGTGAGACCCAAGACCGTCACTGAGAAGATGCTCATTTCCATGACCCTGGTGATCATCACCTCCCTGACCATGTTGCTAAACTCAGCCGTGATCATGGCCATTTGCACCACCAAAAAGCTCCACCAGCCTGCCAACTACTTGATCTGCTCTCTGGCTGTGACGGACCTGCTGGTAGCAGTCCTGGTGATGCCCCTTAGCATCATGTACATTGTCATGGACAGCTGGAAGCTAGGGTACTTCGTCTGTGAGGTGTGGCTGAGTGTGGACATGACATGCTGCACCTGCTCCATCCTCCATCTCTGTGTGATTGCCCTGGACAGGTATTGGGCCATCACCAACGCTATTGAGTATGCCAGGAAGAGGACCGCCAAGAGGGCTGGACTGATGATCCTCACCGTCTGGaccatctctgtcttcatctccaTGCCCCCTCTGTTCTGGAGGAGCCACCGCCAACTCAGCCTGCCCCTTAGTCAGTGCACCATCCAGCATGACCACGTCATCTACACCATTTACTCCACACTTGGGGCATTTTATATCCCCTTGACTTTGATACTGATTCTCTATTACCGGATTTACCACGCAGCCAAGAGTCTTTACCAGAAAAGAGGATCAAGCCGGCACTTAAGCAACAGAAGCACAGACAGCCAAAATTCGTTTGCGAGCTGTAAACTTACACAGACTTTCTGTGTGTCTGACTTCTCCACCTCAGACCCCACCACAGAGTTTGAAAAGATCCACACCTCCATCAGGATCCCTCCCTTTGACAATGATCTCGATCATCCGGGAGAACGCCAGCAAATCTCTAGTACCAGGGAGCGCAAGGCAGCACGCATCCTGGGCCTGATTTTGGGGGCGTTCATTTTGTCGTGGCTGCCATTTTTCATCAAAGAGTTGATTGTAGGTCTGAGCATCTACACCGTGTCCTCCGGAGTGGCTGATTTTTTGACATGGCTTGGTTATGTTAATTCTCTGATCAACCCTCTGCTCTACACAAGTTTTAATGAGGACTTTAAGCTGGCTTTTAAAAAGCTCATTAGGTGCCGAGAACATACTTAG